A genomic region of Haliotis asinina isolate JCU_RB_2024 chromosome 1, JCU_Hal_asi_v2, whole genome shotgun sequence contains the following coding sequences:
- the LOC137290828 gene encoding electron transfer flavoprotein subunit beta-like: protein MSGLRVIVGCKRVIDYAVKIRVKPDKTGVVTEGVKHSMNPFDEIAVEEAIRMKEKKIASEVIAVSCGPTQCQETLRTAMAMGADKAIHVELDAKQTEMIQPLHVAKILAKISQEEKADVVIVGKQAIDDDCNQTGQMTAALLDWPQATFASEVTKNNGDLTVTREIDGGLETIKVKLPAVITADLRLNEPRYATLPNIMKAKKKPLTKKKAGDYGVDVSPSHQILSVEDPPVREAGQKLETTEDLVGKLREAGLLPS from the exons ATGTCGGGACTAAGGGTTATCGTGGGCTGTAAACGTGTGATCGACTATGCTGTCAAG ATCCGCGTTAAGCCTGACAAGACTGGTGTGGTGACAGAAGGGGTGAAGCACAGCATGAACCCCTTCGACGAGATCGCTGTGGAAGAGGCCATCAGGATGAAGGAGAAGAAGATCGCCAGTGAGGTTATTGCAGTGTCATGTGGTCCTACACAATGCCAG GAGACGCTGAGGACGGCCATGGCGATGGGGGCAGACAAGGCTATCCATGTGGAGCTGGATGCTAAGCAAACTGAGATGATCCAGCCCCTTCATGTTGCCAAGATACTGGCCAAGATATCCCAAGAGGAAAAGGCAGATGTCGTCATTGTTGGCAAACAG GCTATAGATGACGACTGCAACCAGACTGGACAGATGACTGCTGCCCTGCTGGACTGGCCACAG GCAACATTTGCATCGGAGGTCACCAAGAACAACGGGGACCTGACCGTCACACGGGAAATAGATGGTGGCCTGGAAACAATCAAAGTGAAACTCCCAGCTGTCATCACTGCAGATCTGCGTCTTAATGAACCTCGATATGCCACTCTCCCCAATATCATG AAAGCCAAGAAGAAACCACTGACCAAGAAGAAGGCAGGTGACTATGGTGTGGATGTGTCCCCATCTCACCAGATCTTGTCGGTGGAGGACCCCCCGGTGCGGGAGGCGGGGCAGAAGCTGGAGACCACGGAGGACCTAGTTGGCAAGCTACGGGAAGCAGGGCTGCTGCCTTCGTGA